The Sedimentibacter sp. zth1 DNA segment TAAATATAGATTTAATGTCAATGTCATCTCATAAAGTGCATGGACCTAAGGGAATAGGTGCTATGTATCTTAGAAAAGGTGTAAAAATTGATAACTTTATGCATGGTGGAGCTCAAGAAAGAAAAAGAAGAGCTGGAACTGAAAGTGTACAAAATATAGTAGGATTTGGCAAGGCGGTTGAACTACTAAATAAAGATTTTGAAAAAAGTAATGAACACATAATTGCGTTAAGAGATAGACTAATTAATGGAATACAAAGTAATATAGAAGACGTAGTATTGAATGGACATCTAACAAAAAGACTTTCAAATAACGTTAACTTCTCATATAAATATATTGAGGGTGAATCAATATTATTATGGCTAGATATGGATGGTATTAGTGCATCAAGTGGTTCTGCATGTACATCAGGTTCTTTAGATCCATCTCATGTGCTTCTTGCAACTGGATTGGATCATGGTACATCACACGGCTCAATAAGATTTACAATTGGTGATGACACTACTGAAGAAGATATTGACTATGTTATACAAAAAATGATTGAGATAGTTCAAAAATTAAGAAACATGTCACCACTATACAAAAAACATTAAAATTAATAATAATATTTAAAAATAGGGAGAAAATTATTATGATGTATACTGAAAAAGTAATGGATCACTTTAGAAATCCAAGAAATGTAGGAGAAATAATCAAAGCAGATGGTGTTGGTGAAGTAGGCAACCCAACTTGCGGTGATATAATGAAAATATACTTAAAAATTAATGAAGACCAAATTATTGAAGATGTTAAATTTCAAACATTTGGTTGCGGTTCAGCAATTGCATCGTCTAGTATGGCAACAGAGTTAATTAAGGGAAAAAGCATACAAGATGCAGTAGAGTTAACTAATAAAGCTGTAATTGAAGCTTTAGGTGGACTACCACCAGTTAAGGTACACTGTTCTGTATTAGCAGAACAAGCTGTAAAAGCCGCTCTTTATGACTATTCTCAAAAACATAGCATTACTATAAAGGGATTGGAAAATTATGATCCACATGCAACAGATGATATACATGATCATACACATGGAGAAGAATAAACTTAACAGAGTTTAATTTTAAGCAGATTTACTTAGTTTTGGTTTGACTGTGTAAATCTGCTTTGCTATAATGATGTTTAAATATATTTAAATTAGTCTTTCAAACTAACTAAATATGTAAAATAAATATATATATGAGGTGAATGATGGATAATAAAAAAGTTTTATTAGGAATGAGTGGAGGAGTAGACAGTACTGCGTCAGCAATTTTATTAAAGCAACAAGGCTATGAAGTAATAGGTGCAACCTACAGACTTACGGATGATGAGAATTTTGAAAAAAGCATAAGTGATGCAAAATATTCTGCTGATTTGATTGGTATAGATCATATAGTAGTTGATTACAGAAATGAATTTAAAGATAAGGTTATAAGTAATTTTATTAGTGAGTATTCAATGGGTCATACGCCAAATCCATGTGTTGTATGTAATAAAAACATTAAATTCAATCAGTTTTTAAAAACTGCAGATAAAATGGGTATTAAATATGTTGCATCTGGACAATATGCTAATATTCGAGAAAATAATGGTAGATATTATATAGTAAAAGCTAGAAATATAGCCAAAGATCAAACTTATTTTGTATATTCTTTAAAAGAAAATATTTTAGATAGAGTTATATTTCCTATGGGAAATATGATATCAAAAGACGACACAAGAAAAATTGTACATGATGCAGGTATAAAAATTTATAATAAGAAAGATAGTCAAGAAATCTGTTTTATTAAGAATATGAAATATACAGATTATATAAATGCTAATTCTAATATAACATTTAAAGCAGGTAATTTTGTAGATACAAAAGGTAATATTTTAGGCAAGCATTCTGGAATAATAAACTATACTATTGGTCAAAGAAAAGGACTTGGTGTAACATTTGGCAAGCCTGTATTTGTAGTTGATATAGATTACAAGAATAATACAGTTGTTCTTGGTGAAAATGAAGATTTGTTTAAAGATAAATTAAAATTATCAAATTACACTTTTATTAATGAAGAATATGATAGAGAATTAAATAAACTAACAGCTAAAATTAGATATGCTGCAAAAGAGGAAAATGTTGTAATTACAAAAGAAAATGATGGATTATTGGTAAAATTTGAAAACCCAGTTCGTGCCATAACAAAAGGCCAATCCGTAGTATTTTATGACGGTGATATTTTGGTTGGAGGGGGCATAATTGAGTAACTTTAATAGTTGACAATCATTTAATAAATGCGTTATAATCAAATGATACGTAACAATGTTGGAGGAATTATGGAAAATAAATATTCAATTAATAATATAAGAGAACAATATTTAGATTTTTATAGATCAAAGGGACATTTAATAGAGCAAAGTGCATCGTTAATACCTAAAAATGATAAGACACTACTTTTGGTTGCCGCTGGTATGGCTCCTTTGAAAAAATATTTTACAGGAGCAGAAACACCACCAAGCAAAAGAATGAGCACATGTCAGAAATGTGTTAGAACTAATGATATGGAAAATGTAGGTGTTACTGCAAGACACTTGACATTTTTTGAAATGTTAGGAAACTTTTCTTTTGGAGATTACTTTAAAAAAGAAGCTATAACATGGGCATGGGAGTTTTTAACTAAAAGAATGGAAATTCCTGCTGAAAAACTTTGGGCAACAGTTTATATAGAGGATGAAGAAGCAATTGATTTATGGACTTCTTTAACTGAAATGCCAAGAGAAAGAATAGTTAAGTTAGGTAAAGAAGATAATTTTTGGGAACTTGAAGTTGGTCCTAGTGGTCCAAGTTCAGAAATATATTTTGATAAAGGTGCTGAATTTGGTTGTGGTAGTCCTGATTGCAAACCAGGATGTGATTGCGATAGATATACAGAGATATGGAACTTAGTATTTACACAATTTGACAAGGATGAAAATGGAGTTTATAATCCGTTAGAACATCCAAATATTGATACTGGTATGGGACTCGAAAGAGTTGCTATGACATTACAGGGAAAAGAAACTGTTTTTGATGTTGAGCCTTTATATAGTGTTATTAAAAAAGCTGAAGAAATTAGCGATGTTAAATATAAAACAAACTTAAAGAATGATACATCAATTAAAATTATAGCTGATCATTCAAGAGCACTTTCATTCTTAATCGGTGATGGTGTTATACCATCAAATGAAGGTAGAGGATATGTTCTAAGAAGGTTAATTAGAAGAGCATTGAGACAAGGAAAACTACTTGGAATAGATAGAGATTTCTTGACTGAAACTGTTCAAGTTGTAATTGATGAATGGAGCCATGCTTACCCTGAACTAAAAGAAAAAGAAAGCTATATATTGAAAGTAGTTAAAATAGAAGAAGAAAAATTTAGAAAAACTATTGATCAAGGTCTTGAAATGTTACAGAAAGAAATTAATAATGCAAAACAAAACGGTCATAATAAATTAGATGGTCAAATAACATTTAAATTGTATGATACTTTTGGTTTCCCTTATGAATTAACAGAGGAAATACTAGCTGAAAATAATTTTGAATTTGATAAACAAGAGTTTTTAGACATTATGGAAGAACATAGAATTATGGCTAGAGAGTCTAGAGGAAAAGCTGGTAGTTCTGGATGGAAAGATAGCGAAATCAATGTAGAAGGCAAGAAAACTGAATTTGTTGGATATGACAACAATTCAATAAAATCAAAGGTTTCTAAAATATTTGTTGATAATAAAGAAGCTAAAGAAATATCAATTGGTGAAAAAGGAATTATAGCTTTATCATCTTCACCGTTTTACGCTGAAATGGGTGGACAAATTGGCGATACTGGTAAAATATTTACAAAGGATTTTGAAGCAACAGTTTTAAATACAAAAAAACTTAATAATATTTTTATACATGAAGTTATAGTTGATAATGGAATTATAAAATTAAATGAGGATGTTACAGCTAAAATTGATGTTTTTAGAAGAAAAAATATTGCAAAAAATCATACAGCAACTCATATTTTGCACAAGGTATTAAAAGAGGTGCTTGGTGATCACGTAAATCAAGCCGGTTCATTAGTTACTGAAGATAGATTAAGATTTGACTATACGCATTTCGAAATGGTAGACGAAAATACTCTTAAAGAAATCGAAAAAAGAGTTAATGATGAAATACTAAAAGATTATAAAGTAATAACAGATGTTGTTTCACTAGAAGAAGCTAAAGCACAGGGTGCTATGGCATTATTTGATGAAAAATATGGAGATGTTGTTAGATTGGTAAAAGTTGGAGATTTTAGTAAAGAACTTTGTGGTGGTACTCACATTGATGAAACAGCTAAAATTGGTATGTTTAAAATATTATCTGAAGGTGGAATAGCTTCAGGTGTTAGAAGAATAGAAGCTGTTACTGGAAAAGCTGCAATTGAGTATTTAAATAATATCGACAATATTGTTTCAGAACTTATGAAATCATTAAAAGCAACAAAAGATGAGATTGTTAACAAGGTTTCAGTATTAAAGAAAGAAGTTAAGGATAGAGACAAAGAAATAGCAAAACTTAACAATGAAATATTAAAATCTAATATGGATGATATACTTAATAACTTTGATGAGATTAATGGTGTTAAAGTCTATAGTATAAAATTAAAAAATACTGATGCAAATACATTAAGAGATATAGCAGATAAAATTAAGGATAAAAATCCTAGTTGTGTTATTGTTTTAGCTTCTGAAGTTAATGAAAAAGTTATTTTTGTAGCATCAGTTACTAAAGATTTAATACAAAAAGGAATTCAAGCTGGTAATATTGTTAAAAAAGCAGCTAGTGTAGCTGGAGGCGGCGGTGGTGGAAGACCTGATTTCGCACAAGCTGGAGGAAAAGATGTAACTAAAATTGATGAGGCTTTGAAAAAAGCAAAAGAAGGAATTATTAATCAATTAAACTAATTGTTTGATTTTAATTTAGTTATATAGTATAATTGTATAGAGGTGCTTATTATGGCGAATAATATTGAAAAGAATTTATGTAATACAACCAGTAATATTGGGCAAAATACAGCTAAATTTGACTACAATACCGAATCATTGAACAAAGCAAGAGAAATATTATCTCAAGTATATCAATCTTTACAAGAAAAAGGGTACAATCCTAGTACGCAATTAATCGGATATTTGCTATCAGGGGATCCTACGTACATTACAAATTATAATAATGCACGAAGTTTAATACGTAAGATAGAAAGAGATGAGCTTTTAGAAGAAATTTTGAAAGTTTATTTAGATGTTTTGAACTTATAACGGTATATGAATTCATATACCGTTTTTTTTTTTTTAAATTTACATAAATATTTTGAATCTTGGTGAAAATAATGATATATACAGAGTTAAAAGAAATAAAGAAAATGTCAAAAATTTGTTTTGGGACATTAGCTTTAAGCAATTTACAAAACAATGAATGCTTAGAACAAAAGGTAAGCGTGCTTGACTATGCATATGAAAAAGGTATAAATTTTTACGATACTGCTGAGCTTTATGATAACTATGACATTCTAGGTAAATTTATGCAAAACAAAAGAAGAGATAGCTTATACATAGCAACAAAAAGTTATGCATATAATAAAGAAACTGCTAAGTACAGTATAGAAAAGGCTTTAAAAGAGCTTAATACTGATTATATAGATATTTTTATGTTGCATGAACAAGATAATGGCAACAATTTTCGAGGACATTATGAAGCTGTACAAGAATTTATGAAATATAAAAGTCAAGGAATAATTAAGCGTTTTGGAATATCTACACATGCTATACAAGCAGTAAATGATAGTGTTGAATTTGATGAAATAGATATAGTTTTTACAATTATGAACAGTACTGGTATTGGAATTAATGATGGAACTAAGGAAAAAATGCTAGATGCAATAAAATATGCAAAAGCAAATGGAAAATTTATTATGGCTATGAAACCATATGGTGGCGGTCATTTAATAAATGATACATATAATGCTTTCAATTTTGTAAATAATATTAAAGAAATTGATTCAATAGCTGTTGGTATGAAAAACAAATCAGAAGTAGATGTTAATATAAATTATTTAGAAAACAAGCCTATTACTGAAGAGCTTAAAAAAAGTGTAAGAGATACGAAAAGAACCTTGTGCATTGCATATTGGTGTGAAGGTTGTGGTAAATGTGTTAAAAGATGTAAGCAAAATGCATTGTCCATTGTTGATGGAAAATGTACTGTTGATATGAGTAAATGTGTATTATGCAGCTATTGCGCAAGTGCATGTGATAGCTTTTGTATAAAAATAGTGTGAGGAAAATAAATGGATAGACTAATAGGGTTAGATGTAGGAGATAGAACAATTGGGGTTGCAGTTAGTGATTTGTTAATGATAACAGCACAAGGTGTAACTACTATAAGAAGAACTAATTTTAAAGCGGATATTTTAGAATTAAAAAAAATAATCGAAGAATATAATGTAAATAAAATTATAGTAGGAATGCCTAAAATGATGAATGGAACGATTGGTATTCAAGGTGAGAAGGTTATAAATTTTACTGAGAAAATGAAAGCAAAAATTGATTTACCAGTAGATTTCCAGGATGAAAGATTAACAACAGCATTATCTGAAAAAATACTAATAAGTGCTGATGTGAAAAGGAAAAAAAGAAAACAGGTTATTGATAAACTAGCGGCAGTTGAAATTCTTTCAACCTATATGGATAAAATGAAAAGAACCTTATAGTTAATTCATAAAAAAATTAAATTTATGGAGGTTTTATGAGCAATAAGAAAAAATTCAATAATGATATTATTGAAAATGAATTAGAAGAGGATGAGGACGATTACGAAGAACAAGTAGTTGAATTGATTAATGATGCTGGGAAAGTTGAAAGATTGATTGTAGAAGCTACTTTTCACCTTGATAATATTAAATATGCTGTATTAAGAGAAGAAAATTCTGATGAGGGAATGATTTACAGTATAGATGAATTACAAAATGGTGAAGTTATGTTTAACATGATTGAAGACGAAGAAGAATTAAAAGAGGTAATAGAAATATATGAAGCTATGGCTGATGATATAATATAGCTTATTGGTTTTATCGGTAACATAAATAAGGAGATGAAAAATTGGCACAAACCAAAAAAAATAAATTAAAAATTATCCCGCTAGGTGGATTAGGCGAGATTGGAAAAAATATAACTGCTATAGAATATAATAAGGATATTATTGTTATAGATTGTGGTATGGCTTTTCCTGAGGACGAAATGCTTGGAATAGATATAGTTATACCAGATGTTACTTATCTTATAAAAAATAAAGATAGAGTAAGAGGCTTATTTTTAACACATGGACATGAGGATCACATAGGTGGTATTCCTTACGTGCTTAAAAAAATTAATATACCTGTATATGGAACAAGGCTTACGATTGGATTAGTTGAAAATAAGTTACTTGAACATAAATTAGAGGATGTTAGCTTAAATGTTATAAATCCAGGTGAATTTGTTAAATTAGGATGTTTTAAGGTTAACTTTATAAGAACAAATCATAGCATACCTGATTCTGTCGGTTTTGCAATAGAAACGCCTATGGGTACTGTAGTTCATACAGGGGATTTTAAAATTGATTATACACCAATTAAAGGTGAAGTAATAGATTTAAATGCTTTTGCTCAATATGGAAAAAAAGGTGTTCTGGTTGCAATGTGTGATAGTACAAATGTTGAAAGACCAGGATTTACACAGTCTGAGCGAACTGTAGGATATAAGTTTATGGATGTATTTAAAGAGTGTAAACATAGAATCATTGTTGCTACGTTTGCATCTAATATCCATAGAGTTCAACAAATTGTTAATGCTGCTGTTTTATATAACAGAAAGGTAGCTATTTCTGGTAGAAGTATGGTGAATGTTGTAAAAGTGGCTCAAGAGCTAGGATATTTAGACGTACCAGAAGGAACTATTATAAATATTAATGATTTAAAAAAATACAAAGATGAAGAAATAGCGTTAATTACAACTGGTAGTCAAGGGGAGCCAATGTCAGCTCTTACTAGAATGGCTAATAATGATCATAAGAAAGTAGTAATAAAAGAAGGCGATATGGTAATAATATCTGCAAGTCCTATTCCTGGTAATGAAAAAACTGTAGCTAGAGTAATAAACCTGTTGTATAAAAAGGGCGCAGATGTGTTATATGATGCATTAGAAGAGATACATGTTTCAGGTCATGCTAGACAAGAAGAATTAAAATTGATGCTATCATTATTAAAACCTAAATTTTTCATGCCAGTTCATGGTGAATACAGACATTTAAGACATCATGCTAAATTAGCAATGTCTCTTGGAATAGAGAAAAGCAATATTTTGATTGCTGAAAATGGTAATGTACTAGAGTTCAATACTAAATCAGGTGCAATAAATGGTAGTGTTCAATCAGGAAAAATATTAGTTGATGGATTGGGTGTTGGAGATGTTGGAAATATAGTATTAAGAGATAGAAAGCACTTATCTGAAAACGGGCTAATAATTGCTGTAATTACAATTGACAAGAAAACTGGAGAAATGATATCTGGACCAGATATAGTTTCTAGGGGATTTATCTATGTTAGAGAAAACATTGACTTGATTGAAGAATCTAAAATAATTGTAAAAACTGCATTTAATAAGTGTAAAGACGCTAACATAAAAGACTGGAGTTCTATAAAAGCAATGATAAAAGATGATTTAAGCAATTTTATCTATGAAAAAATAAAGAGAAGTCCTATGATATTGCCTATAATTATGGAGGTTAGCGTAAATGAACGCATATGATTTAGCTAAACAATTGGCTGAAACAATTAAACTAAGTGATGAATATGTGCAATATAAAAATGCTAAGAAAAATGTTTATTCAAATGAAAAATGTAAAACAGTGCTTCAAAACATTGAAGATAGAATGATGGAAATACAATTAGCATCAATGCAAGGTGGAGAAATTGAGCCTGATAAAATTGAAGAATATGAGAAGCTACAAGCTGAAGCTATGCAGAATGAAACTATAAAAGATTACTATGAAAAAGAAATGAAATTTGAACAAATTATGAATGAAATTTCTCAAGTGATATCTGAAACGGTAGAATTATAGAATAAAAATTGTAAATATAACCACAAAGTTCATTATTAATTAATTATGTTACTTTGTGGTTTATTATTTATGTTGAAAAATAAAAATATAAGTTGTATAATATAAAATGTATATTTATATGTTAAGGAGAAACTTATGAAAAAGTTTGTAATTATTTTGATATTTGTTTTAATACTAGCTATTGGATCATTTATGTATATATCTAATTATATGGAAAGCTCTTTGAGTCCAGTCGATATAAATGATACTACACTAATTACTGTTGAGATTCCTTCAGGTAGCAATACAACTACTATAGCAAATATTCTATATGAAAAAAAATTGATTAATAATGTTAATTCATTCAAATATTTAGCAAAAAAAGATGGTTATGATGTTTTATTAAAGGCTGGAGAATTTACGTTAAGTAAAAGTATGAGTGCTAAAGAGATATTGGACAATTTAGTAAATAAGTCACACTCAAATAATACTATTAATTTAACCATAATAGAAGGATTGACATTAGAAGATACTGCAAAATCAATATCAGAACAATTATCTTTAGATGAAGGTAAATTATTAGAACTTATGAAAGATGCGGATAAATCTAGAGCATCACATGAATTTTTAAAAGATAATGAGGACATAAAGGATTTACAAGGTTACTTATTACCGGAAACATATAATCTTTATGTGGGAATGACTGAAGAAGATATTATTGATTTTTTATTAACACAATTTGATAAATACTATGAAAATACAATTCTTTCTGCATTAAAAAATACAACGCTTAATTTTGAAGAAGTTATAATTCTTGCTTCTATAGTAGAAAAAGAAGCGATGCTAAAAGAAGAAAAACCTATAATATCAGGCGTGTTTATTAACAGGCTTGAAATTGATATGAAGCTTCAATCTTGTGCAACTGTTAACTATGCTCAGGGAGAATGGAAAGCGAGATTATCAGAACAAGATATTTTGATAGATTCTCCATACAACACTTATATTAATGTTGGGCTACCTCCTTCACCAATTAATTCACCTGGTAAGGATTCCATAAATGCAGTCTTGCACCCAGAAAAAGTAGATTACTTATATTTTTTAGCGAAAGGAGATGGTTCTCATTATTTCTCAGTTACTTATGATGAACATCTTAAGGCTAAAGAAAACTATATAGATTAATAGAGGTTAAATAATGGACACAATAACAAGGGAGTATATACAAACATATATACAAAGCTTAATAGAAAATGAAAGTGATGCATTAGAAAAATTTAGAGAAAATTGTGTTGAGAACCATAGACCAATTATTCAAAAAGAAGTAGGGCAATTTATTAAGGTAATGCTTAATATTTTAAAACCTAAAAAGATATTAGAAGTTGGGACCAATGTAGGTTTCTCTTCTATATTTATGTGCAATTCTTTGAATAAGGATGTAGATATACTTTCAATAGAAATTAATGAAGAAGTATTTAATGAAGCTATTGAAAATATCGAAAAATTTGGTTGCCAAAAAAATATTAGAGTTATAAATGATGATGCTATCAATGCTTTAGATTACATTACAGAAAAATTTGATATTGCATTTATTGATGCGGCTAAAAGTCACTATGATAAGTTTTTAGATAAAATTATTAAAATATTAAATCCAAATGGGGTTATAATATGTGACAATGTGTTGTATAAAGGATTAATTGCTAATGATGATTTAGTAGTTAAAAGGAAAAGAACAATTGTAAGAAATATGAGGGAATTTTTAGATTATATTTCACATGATAAAAGATTTGAAACTTCAATAATTCCTATTGGGGATGGAGTGGCTTTAATAAATTTAAAAAATGTTTAGATAATAGATTGGAGAATTGTATGTTACCAAAAATATTAGCACCGGCAGGTAATTTAGATAAATTAATAATGGCTGTTCAATATGGAGCTGACGAAGTATTTTTTGCAGGGAAATCAATGGGTTTAAGAGCAGGTTCTAAAAATTTTGATTCGGATGATTTAGAAAAAGGCATTGATTATTGCCATAAACATGGAGTAAATGCAAACATTACTGTAAATATAGTTCCACACAATGAAGATTTAAAAGGATTTGAAGAATATATAAAATATTTGCAAAAAATAGGAGCAAATGCAGTAATTGCCTCAGATGCAGGAGTTATTGATATAATTAAACAAACAACGCCTGATATGAAAATACATTTAAGCACACAAGCAAACACTACCAATTCAGCAGCAGCAAATTTTTGGTATAAACAGGGTGTAAAAAGAATTGTTTTAGCAAGAGAGCTATCATTTCTTGAAATAGAAGACATCATGAAGAATACTCCAAAAGACTTAGAATTTGAAGCTTTTGTTCATGGTGCAATGTGTATTTCATATTCTGGAAGATGTTTATTGAGCAGTTTTATGACAGGTAGATACTCTAACAAAGGAGAATGCGCTCAACCATGTCGTTGGAAATATAATTTGGTAGAAGAAAAAAGACCTAATGAGTATTATCCAATTGAAGAAAATGATGAAGGAACTTTTATTTTTAATTCAAAAGATATGTGTATGATTGAATACATGCAAAAGTTTATAGATTTAGGTATAACTGCACTTAAAATTGAAGGTAGAATGAAAAGTGAATATTATACTGCAAATGCTGTAAAGGCTTATAAAAATGCTTTGTTAGAAGTTTCTAAATATGGAGAAAAAGCGGATTTGCAATATTGGAAAGAAGAATTGGAAAAGGCTTCTTATAGAGACTATACTTATGGTTTCTATTTAGGAAATCCATATAAAAATGGACAGCTTTATACATCAAGTAGCTATATAAGAACTTATGATGTAGTTGCAATAGTTAGAGAATATGATAAGGCTACACAAACTGCTATAGTTGAGCAAAGAAATAAATTCTGCGAGGGCGATGTATTAGAAGTATCAGGACCAATAGGAAGGCATTTTGAGATTATAGCTAAAGATATGAGAAACAAAAAAGATGAGAAAATTGATTGTGCTCCACATCCACAAGAATTAATAAAAATGAAAATTGAACAAGAACTAGCTCCATATTATATTATTAGGAAAAGGAAGGAAGTATAATATGAAATCACCTTTACTTATTGGAATAACTGGGGGAAGCGGTTGTGGTAAAACAACAATAGTTAATAAGATATTTGCTGAGGTACCTGAAAAAAGCATAGCAATTTTGGAACAAGATTCATACTATAAAGACCAAAGTCATTTATCTTTTGAGCAAAGATGTAAAAGTAATTATGATCATCCTTTAGCCTTTGACACAGATTTATTTATTAAGCATATTAAAAATTTGAAAAAGGGACAAGCGATTGATAAACCTATATATGATTATGAGATACACAATAGAAGAAAAGAAACTAAAATTATAGAACCAAAAGATATAATAATAGTAGAAGGTTTGCTTATATTTTATGATGAAAGAGTAAGGGATTTATTAGATATAAAAATATTTGTAGATACAGACGCAGATTTGAGATTAATTAGAAGAATTATTAGAGATGTAAATGAGAGAGCTCGTACTGTTGATTCAGTTATAACTCAATATATTAACACTGTTAGACCAGCACATGAACAATTTATAGAGCCAACTAAAAAATATGCTGATATAATTGTGACTGAAGGTGGAAATAACTTAGTTGCGATCGATTTGATGGTAACCAAGATTAAAGCTATCATGGATAGTAATAAATAATATAAAATAACTTGTCCAAAATATTTTATACTAATAAAAGTCTGCATACAAGCAGACTTTTATTTAGTATAAAGTTAGTTTTGAAGTTTACTATTTTTAATATTTTTGTTAGTTTGATTAGTTTGATATGCCATTAAACCGTCATATAATTTTTTTAATGCTTTTTTTTCTATTCTAGATACATAAGAGCGTGAAATACCTAACATTTTTGCGATTTCTCTCTGTGTCTTATGATCATTATTGTTTATTCCGTATCTATATTCAATTATCATTCTTTCTCTATCCTGAAGTGTTTTATCCCATATTTTATTGAGTATTCCTATCTTTTGTTCCTTATCAATCTTGCCTACAACTTCTTCACATTCATACTTTATAATATCAATTAAGTATATACTGTTTCCATCTTTATCTGTTCCAAGTGG contains these protein-coding regions:
- the udk gene encoding uridine kinase; the encoded protein is MKSPLLIGITGGSGCGKTTIVNKIFAEVPEKSIAILEQDSYYKDQSHLSFEQRCKSNYDHPLAFDTDLFIKHIKNLKKGQAIDKPIYDYEIHNRRKETKIIEPKDIIIVEGLLIFYDERVRDLLDIKIFVDTDADLRLIRRIIRDVNERARTVDSVITQYINTVRPAHEQFIEPTKKYADIIVTEGGNNLVAIDLMVTKIKAIMDSNK
- a CDS encoding DUF1292 domain-containing protein, yielding MSNKKKFNNDIIENELEEDEDDYEEQVVELINDAGKVERLIVEATFHLDNIKYAVLREENSDEGMIYSIDELQNGEVMFNMIEDEEELKEVIEIYEAMADDII
- a CDS encoding U32 family peptidase, translating into MLPKILAPAGNLDKLIMAVQYGADEVFFAGKSMGLRAGSKNFDSDDLEKGIDYCHKHGVNANITVNIVPHNEDLKGFEEYIKYLQKIGANAVIASDAGVIDIIKQTTPDMKIHLSTQANTTNSAAANFWYKQGVKRIVLARELSFLEIEDIMKNTPKDLEFEAFVHGAMCISYSGRCLLSSFMTGRYSNKGECAQPCRWKYNLVEEKRPNEYYPIEENDEGTFIFNSKDMCMIEYMQKFIDLGITALKIEGRMKSEYYTANAVKAYKNALLEVSKYGEKADLQYWKEELEKASYRDYTYGFYLGNPYKNGQLYTSSSYIRTYDVVAIVREYDKATQTAIVEQRNKFCEGDVLEVSGPIGRHFEIIAKDMRNKKDEKIDCAPHPQELIKMKIEQELAPYYIIRKRKEV
- a CDS encoding YlbF family regulator translates to MNAYDLAKQLAETIKLSDEYVQYKNAKKNVYSNEKCKTVLQNIEDRMMEIQLASMQGGEIEPDKIEEYEKLQAEAMQNETIKDYYEKEMKFEQIMNEISQVISETVEL
- a CDS encoding ribonuclease J, whose translation is MAQTKKNKLKIIPLGGLGEIGKNITAIEYNKDIIVIDCGMAFPEDEMLGIDIVIPDVTYLIKNKDRVRGLFLTHGHEDHIGGIPYVLKKINIPVYGTRLTIGLVENKLLEHKLEDVSLNVINPGEFVKLGCFKVNFIRTNHSIPDSVGFAIETPMGTVVHTGDFKIDYTPIKGEVIDLNAFAQYGKKGVLVAMCDSTNVERPGFTQSERTVGYKFMDVFKECKHRIIVATFASNIHRVQQIVNAAVLYNRKVAISGRSMVNVVKVAQELGYLDVPEGTIININDLKKYKDEEIALITTGSQGEPMSALTRMANNDHKKVVIKEGDMVIISASPIPGNEKTVARVINLLYKKGADVLYDALEEIHVSGHARQEELKLMLSLLKPKFFMPVHGEYRHLRHHAKLAMSLGIEKSNILIAENGNVLEFNTKSGAINGSVQSGKILVDGLGVGDVGNIVLRDRKHLSENGLIIAVITIDKKTGEMISGPDIVSRGFIYVRENIDLIEESKIIVKTAFNKCKDANIKDWSSIKAMIKDDLSNFIYEKIKRSPMILPIIMEVSVNERI
- the mltG gene encoding endolytic transglycosylase MltG; this encodes MKKFVIILIFVLILAIGSFMYISNYMESSLSPVDINDTTLITVEIPSGSNTTTIANILYEKKLINNVNSFKYLAKKDGYDVLLKAGEFTLSKSMSAKEILDNLVNKSHSNNTINLTIIEGLTLEDTAKSISEQLSLDEGKLLELMKDADKSRASHEFLKDNEDIKDLQGYLLPETYNLYVGMTEEDIIDFLLTQFDKYYENTILSALKNTTLNFEEVIILASIVEKEAMLKEEKPIISGVFINRLEIDMKLQSCATVNYAQGEWKARLSEQDILIDSPYNTYINVGLPPSPINSPGKDSINAVLHPEKVDYLYFLAKGDGSHYFSVTYDEHLKAKENYID
- a CDS encoding O-methyltransferase, with the protein product MDTITREYIQTYIQSLIENESDALEKFRENCVENHRPIIQKEVGQFIKVMLNILKPKKILEVGTNVGFSSIFMCNSLNKDVDILSIEINEEVFNEAIENIEKFGCQKNIRVINDDAINALDYITEKFDIAFIDAAKSHYDKFLDKIIKILNPNGVIICDNVLYKGLIANDDLVVKRKRTIVRNMREFLDYISHDKRFETSIIPIGDGVALINLKNV